From the genome of Saccopteryx bilineata isolate mSacBil1 chromosome 6, mSacBil1_pri_phased_curated, whole genome shotgun sequence, one region includes:
- the COLEC11 gene encoding collectin-11 isoform X1 codes for MKSGLALISLAFLSLVPSGHPQQTADDACSVQILVPGLKGDTGEKGDKGAPGRPGRVGPTGEKGDVGDKGQKGTVGRHGKIGPIGAKGEKGDSGDIGPPGPSGEPGLPCECSQLRKAIGEMDNQVSQLTTELKFIKNALPSPAAVAGVRETDSKIYLLVKEERTYVDAQLSCQGRGGTLAMPKDEATNGLLAAYLAQAGLARVFIGINDLDREGAFVYADRSSMQTFNKWRGGEPNNAYDEEDCVEMVASGGWNDVACHITMHFLCEFDKEHV; via the exons ATGAAGAGTGGTCTGGCCCTCATTAGCCTGGCCTTCCTGTCGCTGGTCCCATCTGGACACCCTCAGCAGACAGCAGATGATGCCTGCTCCGTGCAGATCCTCGTCCCGGGCCTCAAAG GGGACACCGGAGAGAAGGGAGACAAAGGTGCGCCAGGACGGCCGGGAAGAGTGGGCCCCACCGGAGAAAAAG GTGATGTGGGTGACAAAGGACAGAAAGGCACTGTGGGTCGCCATGGAAAAATTGGTCCCATTGGTGCTAAAG gTGAGAAAGGGGACTCTGGTGACATAGGACCCCCTGGCCCCAGTGGAGAACCAG GCCTCCCGTGTGAGTGCAGCCAGCTGCGGAAGGCCATCGGGGAGATGGACAACCAGGTCTCCCAGCTGACGACTgagttaaaattcataaaaaatg CACTGCCCTCCCCCGCAGCTGTCGCTGGCGTGCGCGAGACGGACAGCAAGATCTACCTGCTCGTGAAGGAGGAGCGGACATACGTGGATGCGCAGCTGTCCTGCCAGGGGCGAGGCGGCACGCTGGCCATGCCCAAGGACGAGGCCACCAACGGACTTCTGGCCGCCTACCTGGCACAGGCCGGCCTGGCCCGCGTCTTCATCGGGATCAACGACCTGGACCGCGAGGGCGCCTTCGTGTATGCGGACCGCTCCTCAATGCAGACCTTCAACAAGTGGCGTGGCGGGGAGCCCAACAATGCCTACGACGAGGAGGACTGCGTGGAGATGGTGGCCTCTGGGGGCTGGAACGACGTGGCCTGCCACATCACCATGCACTTCCTGTGCGAGTTTGACAAGGAGCACGTGTGA
- the COLEC11 gene encoding collectin-11 isoform X2 yields MKSGLALISLAFLSLVPSGHPQQTADDACSVQILVPGLKGDTGEKGDKGAPGRPGRVGPTGEKGDVGDKGQKGTVGRHGKIGPIGAKGEKGDSGDIGPPGPSGEPGLPCECSQLRKAIGEMDNQVSQLTTELKFIKNAVAGVRETDSKIYLLVKEERTYVDAQLSCQGRGGTLAMPKDEATNGLLAAYLAQAGLARVFIGINDLDREGAFVYADRSSMQTFNKWRGGEPNNAYDEEDCVEMVASGGWNDVACHITMHFLCEFDKEHV; encoded by the exons ATGAAGAGTGGTCTGGCCCTCATTAGCCTGGCCTTCCTGTCGCTGGTCCCATCTGGACACCCTCAGCAGACAGCAGATGATGCCTGCTCCGTGCAGATCCTCGTCCCGGGCCTCAAAG GGGACACCGGAGAGAAGGGAGACAAAGGTGCGCCAGGACGGCCGGGAAGAGTGGGCCCCACCGGAGAAAAAG GTGATGTGGGTGACAAAGGACAGAAAGGCACTGTGGGTCGCCATGGAAAAATTGGTCCCATTGGTGCTAAAG gTGAGAAAGGGGACTCTGGTGACATAGGACCCCCTGGCCCCAGTGGAGAACCAG GCCTCCCGTGTGAGTGCAGCCAGCTGCGGAAGGCCATCGGGGAGATGGACAACCAGGTCTCCCAGCTGACGACTgagttaaaattcataaaaaatg CTGTCGCTGGCGTGCGCGAGACGGACAGCAAGATCTACCTGCTCGTGAAGGAGGAGCGGACATACGTGGATGCGCAGCTGTCCTGCCAGGGGCGAGGCGGCACGCTGGCCATGCCCAAGGACGAGGCCACCAACGGACTTCTGGCCGCCTACCTGGCACAGGCCGGCCTGGCCCGCGTCTTCATCGGGATCAACGACCTGGACCGCGAGGGCGCCTTCGTGTATGCGGACCGCTCCTCAATGCAGACCTTCAACAAGTGGCGTGGCGGGGAGCCCAACAATGCCTACGACGAGGAGGACTGCGTGGAGATGGTGGCCTCTGGGGGCTGGAACGACGTGGCCTGCCACATCACCATGCACTTCCTGTGCGAGTTTGACAAGGAGCACGTGTGA